Genomic DNA from Scatophagus argus isolate fScaArg1 chromosome 15, fScaArg1.pri, whole genome shotgun sequence:
GCATGTTTGAAGAACCACCAACTAGTGTAATAATGGCGGTGAAAGTGCAAACCTAAGTGTCTTTATCACTGAGGTTCAGCGGGTCCGTTCATCGGTGTCttgtaatgtatttatttaaagcagTGTATCATCTGAGTAGGTGTTATGACATGTTATGTACATTTACTGACATGCAAAGCcacacaatcaaacatttgAGGCACATCATGTCCTGAACTGTACTGTTATGGACTTAAATTGTGTGTGCTCCACTTCACTAGAATGTCTCTTCATGCTTGTATCCCTTAATGATCATTAGTAACAGCAGAGTGGCATGTACAAACTTTgtgaaagggttttttttttctctgtgcgTTAAGAGGTTGATTTTGAAAGTCACGCTCTCTTATCTGTTGCAAAGCAGCCATCAGGGAGTTTAATCTGGGCCTGTTGGTCAACTTGACCCTTGAAAATTAGGCTGAAGGTAAAGAAGAAATTCTGCCAGTTATTGCAGCGCTGGCTGAGGGAGGAGATTAATGTtttactgattcatttttttcagcaatcATTACCTGCCCTAAAAACAATTTACTTATGGGAGCGCAGATTTGAAATGTGGGGGAAGGGCACCACAGTTATGATATCAGTGCTCATTATTAGCAGTTGCCGTGAGTttagagaaaagagaaaaatgtacaGTGGTTCATCCCTGACATTGGCAGCTTAAGAAAATGATAAATCTAGTATTATTAATATGAAATGTTCTTGAGGCTGACACGTCTCAGTGGAGCTGGCTGCTTCTGAGCAAGCAGCTGTGTCTGCTGGCGTTGGTTGAACCTGACTGTTGAGACAGTCTGTTTGTGGGGTGGAGGGCAGACATATTGCGACACAAAAGCAATATACAGTGCAGGAGGACAGAAGTGACAGGGTGAGAGTGTCGTGTTTTCCCTGAGTCCTTTCTCCTGTTTTCACTCTTGACCTAAATATGTTTTGCCTAATCTGTGACCTTAGAAACTATGCTTGAGGTAGAGCTTTAttcactctcctctcccctctctgtcttcagACCACTTTGAAGGATTGGCTGGGCTTGGACCATTACACGAATGCATTCAGGCAGCCCATAGAGGGTTTCACCGGGACGGTCACTCCTGAATCTGGCGAAGGGGTCATACCAGGAGTAAAAGTCAGCGACATCACTTTTGCCGGCGTCCCGGCCCGTGTTTATGAGCCGCCAGCAGGAGGGGAGGGTCACCTGAGGAGGGGGTTGTTGTATTTCCACGGAGGAGGCTGGACCTTAGGCAGCGCCAGTGAGTATGGACACTCCTGTCTTTAAGTATGACCAGagcacactgagacagaaaaaacaatgaTGTAAATGATCAAACATTTGAGACCacagtaatatttttttttcacccagtGTTAGCATATAGAATACACTTATATTATTTCAATCTATAATTTGTGCTAGTTTTCTCtaaatttgtttctttgttttggattttaagCGGgctataaattaaattataaatgcAACATTAAGATCTTAAATTCAACACGATCAAATCTGCAGatagtgttttcatttgttttattggaTGCATTATGTTAAATTTTCAGCAGTTAAGCGCAAAGGGGAGTTTGTGCTGCAACTTGTGTCTAAGTGTATGTGCTTCTAGTATTGTTTCAAGTAAATCAAGCTAGCAACAAAAAATCTTTACTACTTGATTTCTActgcgtctctctctctctctctctctgtcactttcctTCAGAGATGAAGTCATACGATACAGTCAGCCGTATGGTGTCCGACGAGCTTAACGCTGTTGTGGTCTCTGTTGAGTAAGTGTttctatctatgtatctatctatcgtttcaacatttttctgctCATAGAGACGGAGATCAACTGTTAATACCACTGATAAAGCCACATGTAACGATGGACAATGCATCTTCACTTCCTCCTACTGtacaaaagtaaagccaaaacatcccagacacgagtgctgccatcttcagctgatgatgtcatatggagccagagtctgtgcggTAGTGATGGGGCGGTGGAGCCACGTCATTGGCTTCTGGCTCATACGCCCATCTGACAGCATAACGAgaagcactcagctgtcagtcatgatgtttgACCCCCTTTTTACGATAGCGAATAACTCAAGTCAAAACCAAACGGGTCAGAAATAcctaaaatgacatgaaatgaaatggaaaaaaatgatttgaagtgtactttgagtttttagtttggcctaTCTGCTAACATAGAATGGATTTATGACGTGTACTGGAAGCAGCCACCAGGTGCagtcaagatgttttggcttcacttttggggagtGTTCCATGTTTTTAATACAGTCAATGGTTGAGACAGACTTTCCGTTCAGAGCCACAGATAATGAGTGATATATGAATGATGGTCAAGCATTTTTGATCTTCATGTGTGAAATTGGTGGACTGACCctttaacttttctttcttatatATAAATAACTATATGCGGCCATTGTCTGCGCAGCTATCGCCTGTATCCAGAGGTGCACTTCCCTGTGCCGTATTTAGACTGCCTCACTGCTGCCAAGCACTTCTTGTCCCCAGAAGTTCTGACCAGGTATGCAATCGACCCCAATCGTGTGGCTGTGTCAGGTGACAGTGCTGGAGGAAACCTGGCTGCTGCGGTCGCTCAGGAGGTACATACAGAAGCCATCTCCCATAGGCATGTGCGTGAAAATGTTCTGAAGATATAAATCAAGAGAATAAAGCCTTAtggtttttcatatttttcaagaTTTCAATAGATGACACTGTGAGTGTGAAATTCAGCATCCAGGCGTTGATCTACCCTGCACTCCAGGCTCTGGACTTCAACACACCCTCCTACTTGGAGAACCAATATATGGCAGGCCTCTCCCGCTCCATCATGGTCAACTTCTGGCTGCAGTACCTTGGTGCTGACCTCTCCCTGCAGTCCCAGGTGCTAGCGAATGACCACAGCTCACTACGCCACTCAAACATCACCCCAGAGCTGAGGAAACGGCTAGACTGGAGCGTCCTCCTGCCCCCGAAATTCAAGAAGAGCCATAAGCCTCTGATTGTGGGAAAAGGTTCACAGGGGACAGCAAAGGAGGTTCCAGGGCTGCTGGACGTCAGGGCATCACCACTGCTAGCAGGACCAGAGGTTTTGGCTAAATGCCCGCGGGCGTACATCCTAACATGCGAGTATGACGTTTTGAGGGATGACGGCTTGATGTACGCACGGCGTTTACAGGACGCAGGTGTCACGGTTACCAACGACCATTATGAGGATGGCTTCCACGGATGTTTCAGCTTCATAGTCTGGCCTTTTGAATTTGACATAGGGAAGAGAGCAGTCAGAAGTTACCTCAACTGGCTGAAGAACAACTTGTaagagcatgtgtgtttgtgtgtgtatgtgtgcaagtgAGTGAAAGAGTcttgatgtgtgcatgtgcacgtgtgtgtttaaCAAATGCACTAGCCCTTGCTTCATGAATCACAGACTTGCTAAGGGCGTGTCCATCTGTCTATccctgtgaaaacaaaagatttaaGCTCAGGATCCTCTTGTACCTGCAGATATGCACGTACTGCCTTGGTACATATGAAGTTTACGTAATATTTAGAAGATTCTTTAAAGTGTGCAGGGGACAATGGCTGAAACTGTTACCAGCtaataaaaacacttaataGATGCACAGAAATACTTCACAGCCACAATCATTGCACAATCATTGCTCTTATCCACGCCACAACCACAGGAACAATATACAAGTTGTATCTGGTTTTATACTTTTATGACTTTTACAAAGTCAATAACCCTTGATTGAAAGGTGAGAAAAAGATTTGTCCATCACTGCAATATCTCAGCAACTACTACTTAGTGTGGTAAATCTCCCAAAAGGATAAATCCCAATGACTTAGAGATTCCTTTAGTCATGAAATAACTCAACTGCAATCAAATGGATTGTGAGAAaatctggcacacacacacacatttgtggcACACTCGGAATGATTTGAAATAACCTTAGCGATCCCTTAATCAGACAATCAGATCACAATAATGATTAATTTCATGACTACATACCTGCAGAACAAATGATAttctcattttgtattttttttgctaattagcgaatgttagcatgctaacacactaaactgcTGCGGTGAACACGGTCACCATCTTCAGCTTAACATCAGCATATTAGGGTTCTCGTGAGCCTGATAGCACGTAGATTAACATTTACTGATATCATTTTTAAtgatattgtatttttttaaaattaacacTTTCACAAATTGCTTTACCTGTCTTGTgtgtagttttgtgtgtgttgtgtgtttgacaaCTCACGCAGCTGCAGTACATTTATTCTCCCTGCTCTTCCATGGCTGATGACGCTGGCACTTGACAATCACTAACAAGATGCACTACTTCCTTAAGGTTCATTACTGTGGTGCTCTACTTGCGGGACATTCTGTGTATCTGTATCtactgtgaaataaatgttttgtgattttaaatatCCGAATAGCAATACTTATGGAATATGAATGAATCACTGAAGTTACTAGATGCTTTTACTTGTCACTAGCAGCGAGGAAATTAGCAGCATATCTTTCTCCCCACGTGATCTGCTGGGACATCACTGGCTGCATTGTCATCCTACTTTTTTCAGATGTCTGCATGTACAGGATCATTCCTATTAAAGTCGTTTTAATTCTCAAGTTAACATGTTTTAAGCACTAAATTTGGGATGCAAATTTCTCTTCTCTGCCTACTGTTGGTTTATGGTTTATGCCTATGGTTTATGAAAGAATCGATCAAAagtgtcaataaaaaaaataacatgaaaacatcaaactgtttAATTGCTACTTAAAAATCCACTTTCAGATCCACGGTTATGTCTCACAGTTATGTGACAGAATGCATCACCTGACTGATATCGGCGAGTGCATTTGTTCGTTATTAAATCCTGCCAACACCAGTAATCAGTGCAACACCTCCCTCTAGTGGAAAGACAACAACATGAACCTTCTATGCTCTGCTTCTGTAGTatttccgttttttttttttttttacttcatacaatatatggacaaaggtattgggacacctgaccattacaccaacagggactttaatgacattttattctaaatacacagacagctttgcagctgtgttcccgtgggaatttttgcacattcatgcagtagagcatttgtgaggtcagacgctGATGTTGGCATTAAGATTTCAATTCACTGGAAGCAaagggctgagcccaacccctgaaaaacagccccataccacatcTGAggtcaataataaagaggtgtgtcccaatacttttgtatatatagtgtTCTTAGAGTGCCTTT
This window encodes:
- the nceh1a gene encoding neutral cholesterol ester hydrolase 1a produces the protein MRLLPLAVTVLLTAALAYYVYIPMPDAIQEQWKLMLLDAGFRTIMHLTTLKDWLGLDHYTNAFRQPIEGFTGTVTPESGEGVIPGVKVSDITFAGVPARVYEPPAGGEGHLRRGLLYFHGGGWTLGSAKMKSYDTVSRMVSDELNAVVVSVDYRLYPEVHFPVPYLDCLTAAKHFLSPEVLTRYAIDPNRVAVSGDSAGGNLAAAVAQEISIDDTVSVKFSIQALIYPALQALDFNTPSYLENQYMAGLSRSIMVNFWLQYLGADLSLQSQVLANDHSSLRHSNITPELRKRLDWSVLLPPKFKKSHKPLIVGKGSQGTAKEVPGLLDVRASPLLAGPEVLAKCPRAYILTCEYDVLRDDGLMYARRLQDAGVTVTNDHYEDGFHGCFSFIVWPFEFDIGKRAVRSYLNWLKNNL